One part of the Parambassis ranga chromosome 8, fParRan2.1, whole genome shotgun sequence genome encodes these proteins:
- the LOC114440471 gene encoding GTPase IMAP family member 8 isoform X2: MQPDVKCKVKVLKSTEIEMASSQLPGGDGWCASQLNIVLLGGRNSGKSFVGNLLLGKEEFVTKERTSCSQRLTVVAGRRLTVVDTPGWWCDFSAQDTAELVKREIVSSVALCSPGPHVFLITIKASSAFSEKRRRAVKEHVALLGDSVWNHCILVFTSADRFKYTNAEECVERGGKALCWLSERCSQRCHSVMLSDDSDVTELLMKIQKLVTENGNRVFEMEGNISQVVAEERRKVEERAQLRYMRMKQQRSLQQETLRPVTNIRIVLLGAKGSGKTSALNTILGRESSMQPLKRTAQCVVEGGAVFGRQVTVVDTPGWWMNYFCGESPIFDQREMVLSLSLCPPGPHVFLLVVRVDRAFTEKYRRAAQEHLELISERIWNHVIVLFSFGDWLGSTTTEQYIESEGEPLHWLVERCGNRYHVLNSKTKGDGFQVRELIGKIEEVMTGCSHDWHYEIERKVLEQLEERIRGERERAKERLMKKEKQRQMARALLDEISPQPELRIMLVGGRKTGKSSCGNTILSRESFDTDTQTSSCTEKQGQIRGRMVVVMDTPGCFSVSPDLLVESCAILLVVNVSSSFKDTHREALEKQLEAGEGRMWSRAMVLFSFGDWLGDTSIEQRIESEGKLQRLVDKCGNRYHVLNNKHWGDGAQVDELINLMEEMLVGERLAVIQSGDHMWKSVAGEKLPDTVTLCKKDLKEFMSSRQQLSHGLPESATSTSQPTRNCLEDSDAAQIVALPTGRARGQTAFTIVDRDRFMSFFASLLSGNQGLRWPVVNLPIRLPDPHLGPNSERHMLSFTPRNQAMLLVSSEAQREMLAEEDTSVRSLCHPALREQTLRRLCESGGLQALIDQWGNSSLEELEAFIDWYFEMVWEQTMGSFQPTKPDSPSAEQDTPAVEEEEVLSSIDRKLSKLELLEEIKSDLAELRQSLEGSWRAIQDLRDKSNQGPNDPCL, from the exons ATGCAGCCAGACGTGAAATGTAAAGTAAAGGTTTTAAAATCTACAGAGATTGAAATGGCATCCAGCCAGCTGCCAGGAG GTGATGGTTGGTGTGCATCACAGTTAAACATTGTCCTTCTCGGAGGCAGAAACTCAGGAAAGAGCTTTGTGGGGAACCTGCTCCTGGGTAAAGAAGAGTTTGTCACCAAAGAGAGGACCTCTTGTTCTCAGAGGCTGACTGTGGTGGCGGGCCGGCGGCTCACGGTGGTGGACACTCCTGGATGGTGGTGTGATTTTAGTGCTCAAGACACAGCTGAGCTGGTTAAGCGGGAGATTGTAAGCAGCGTCGCCCTGTGTTCGCCGGGCCCACATGTTTTTCTGATCACCATCAAGGCCAGCTCAGCCTTTTCAGAGAAGCGTCGCAGGGCTGTAAAGGAGCATGTGGCCCTGCTGGGTGACAGCGTGTGGAACCACTGCATACTTGTTTTCACCTCTGCTGACAGGTTTAAATACACAAACGCAGAAGAGTGTGTTGAAAGGGGGGGAAAGGCCCTCTGCTGGCTCAGCGAGCGGTGCAGTCAGAGGTGTCACAGTGTTATGTTGAGTGATGACTCTGATGTCACAGAACTGCTGATGAAGATACAGAAACTAGTGACAGAAAATGGGAACAGAGTGTTTGAAATGGAAGGAAATATTTCACAGGTGGTGGCTGAGGAAAGGagaaaggtggaggagagggcTCAGCTGCGATACATGAGAATGAAACAGCAAAGATCACTTCAGCAAG aaACGTTAAGGCCAGTCACTAATATTCGGATTGTGCTGCTTGGAGCAAAGGGTTCTGGGAAGACTTCAGCTTTGAACACAATCTTGGGCAGAGAGAGCAGCATGCAGCCACTCAAGAGAACAGCTCAGTGTGTGGTTGAAGGAGGAGCTGTGTTCGGCAGACAGGTGACTGTGGTTGACACGCCGGGCTGGTGGATGAATTACTTCTGTGGTGAGAGTCCCATCTTTGATCAGAGGGAGATGGTGCtcagtttgtctctctgtcctccggGGCCTCATGTCTTTCTGCTGGTGGTCCGTGTGGACAGGGCCTTCACCGAAAAGTACAGGAGAGCAGCACAGGAGCATCTCGAGCTAATCAGTGAACGCATCTGGAATcatgtcattgttttgtttagCTTTGGGGACTGGCTGGGAAGCACAACAACCGAGCAGTACatagagagtgagggagagccTCTGCACTGGCTTGTTGAAAGATGTGGCAACAGGTATCATGTTCTGAACAGTAAGACTAAAGGAGATGGGTTTCAGGTCAGGGAATTGATCGGTAAGATTGAAGAAGTGATGACAGGCTGCAGTCATGACTGGCATTATGAAATTGAGAGAAAAGTGTTGGAACAGCTTGAAGAGAGGatcagaggagaaagagagagagccaaAGAAAGGCTgatgaagaaggagaaacaaagGCAGATGGCGAGGGCTCTGCTGG ACGAGATCAGCCCTCAGCCAGAACTGAGAATAATGCTTGTTGGTGGCAGGAAAACAGGCAAAAGTTCATGTGGGAACACCATCCTCAGCAGAGAGAGCTTTGACACCGACACCCAAACCTCGTCCTGCACTGAAAAACAAGGCCAAATCCGTGGCAGGATGGTGGTGGTAATGGACACACCTGGCTGCTTTTCTGTGAGCCCAGACCTCCTTGTGGAATCCTGTGCTATCCTTCTGGTTGTCAATGTAAGCTCCTCATTCAAAGATACCCACAGGGAGGCTTTAGAGAAACAGCTGGAGGCTGGAGAAGGCCGCATGTGGAGCAGAGCTATGGTCCTGTTCAGTTTTGGTGACTGGCTGGGGGACACAAGCATCGAGCAGCGCATTGAGAGTGAAGGAAAACTGCAGAGGCTTGTTGACAAGTGTGGGAACAGATACCACGTTTTAAACAATAAGCACTGGGGGGATGGAGCTCAGGTCGACGAGCTGATCAATCTGATGGAGGAGATGTTGGTTGGAGAAAGGTTGGCTGTTATCCAGAGCGGTGACCACATGTGGAAGAGTGTTGCAGGAGAGAAGCTGCCAGACACAGTGACACTGTGCAAAAAAGATTTAAAGGAGTttatgagcagcagacagcagctgtcacatgGCT TGCCTGAATCAGCCACTTCCACATCACAACCAACAAGGAACTGTTTGGAGGATTCAGATGCTGCTCAGATAGTGGCATTGCCCACAGGTAGAGCCAGAGGACAGACTGCATTTACCATTGtggacagagacagattcaTGTCCTTCTttgcctctctgctctctggtaACCAAGGACTGAGATGGCCAGTGGTAAATCTGCCCATCCGCCTTCCTGATCCTCACCTCGGACCGAACAGTGAAAGACACATGCTTTCATTTACACCCAGAAATCAAGCAATGCTTCTGGTTTCATCTGAAGCACAGCGAGAGATGCTGGCAGAGGAGGACACTAGTGTTCGTTCCCTCTGCCATCCTGCACTCAGAGAGCAGACTCTCAGGAGGCTCTGTGAGTCTGGAGGCCTGCAGGCTCTGATCGATCAGTGGGGCAACAGCagcctggaggagctggaggcctTCATCGACTGGTACTTTGAAATGGTTTGGGAACAGACCATGGGGTCATTTCAGCCTACTAAACCAGACTCTCCCAGTGCAGAGCAGGACACTCCTGCtgtagaggaagaggaggtgctCTCATCAATTGACAGGAAACTGTCAAAATTGGAGCTGCTTGAGGAGATCAAGAGTGATCTAGCAGAGCTGAGACAGAGTCTGGAGGGCAGCTGGAGGGCCATACAAGATCTCAGAGACAAGAGCAACCAAGGCCCAAATGATCCATGTTTATAG
- the slc4a1a gene encoding solute carrier family 4 member 1a (Diego blood group) yields the protein MENAFSFEEGSEMSYEDNDSAFPSPVRLTPPGLEMKRKEEEDEPRSEAIFIPSDSEAFLNMNTNATTRGDAQAYVELNELQGSTWQETARWLGYEENFDPATGKWAPSHVSYLTFKSLIQLRKTLSSGAVIFDLNASSLSSVAEKVVDELLSKNEIRSSDRDGLLRALLMRRSQTGEPEVTPSGDIEMQTFSVSNKRDVSDNMEASIVLSGVLEFLQKPVVAFVRLGDSVVMESALESSVPVRFMFVLVGPSQSGINYTQSGRAMGALMADWVFCLEAYLAQTDKDLTNAIADFMDCSIVIPPTDIQDKAMLEPIIDFQKKMLRDRLRPCDTRLAFGDRVKAEKAPEEPREDPLARTGYPFGGMVKDIKRRYRHYISDYTDALNPQVLAAVIFIYFAALSPAITFGGLLADKTQKMMGVSELMISTSIQGMIFCLLAAQPVLVIGFSGPLLVFEEAFFAFCESQNIEYIVGRIWVGMWLIVIVVIIVAVEGSFLVRFISRFTQEIFSILISLIFIYETFNKLIKIFRTHPLILNYDHLNDTLDNPFHPVIKEHIEYHPDGNVTVHELEIERPYPNTALLSMCLMFGCFFIAYFLRQFKNGHYFPGPLRRLIGDFGVPIAIFFMIAVDISIEDAYTQKLVVPKGVQVTNPKARDWFINPMGLRKPFPVWMMGACCIPALLVFILIFLESQITTLIVSKPERKMVKGSGFHFDLLLLVTMGGIGSIFGVPWLSAATVRSVTHANALTVMTKGPKPEIEKVIEQRISGILVAFLVGVSIYMEPILKMIPMTALFGIFLYMGITSLSGIQMWDRMLLLITPKKYHPSDAYATRVKTLKMHLFTFIQLVCLAVLWMVKISAFSLALPFVLILTIPIRMFMTGTIFSAMEMKCLDADDAKVKFDEDDEEGLA from the exons ATGGAAAACGCTTTCAGTTTTGAGGAG GGTAGTGAGATGTCATATGAAGACAATGACTCGGCCTTCCCCTCTCCAGTAAGACT GACTCCACCAGGTCTTGaaatgaagaggaaggaggaggaggatgagccACGCTCAGAGGCCATCTTCATTCCCAGTGATTCAGAAG caTTTCTGAACATGAACACAAATGCTACCACAAGAGGGGATGCTCAA GCCTATGTTGAGTTGAATGAGCTCCAGGGCAGCACCTGGCAGGAGACCGCCCGCTGGTTGGGCTACGAGGAGAACTTTGATCCTGCCACAGGAAAATGGGCCCCTTCCCATGTCTCCTATCTCACCTTTAAGAGCCTGATCCAGCTCCGCAAAACCCTGAGTTCAG GCGCTGTCATCTTTGACCTGAACGCcagcagtctgtcctctgtggctGAGAAAGTGGTCGATGAGCTGCTCAGCAAGAATGAGATCCGGTCCAGTGATCGTGACGGCCTGCTGAGAGCTCTCCTGATGAGGCGCAG TCAGACTGGGGAACCTGAGGTCACTCCCTCTGGAGACATTGAGATGCAGACCTTTTCTGTATCAAATAAG AGAGACGTCTCTGACAACATGGAGGCATCAATCGTCCTCTCAG GTGTCCTGGAGTTCCTGCAGAAACCTGTGGTAGCTTTCGTCAGGCTGGGTGACTCAGTTGTGATGGAGTCTGCGCTGGAGTCTTCTGTCCCTGTGCGCTTCATGTTTGTGCTGGTGGGCCCCAGCCAGAGTGGAATAAACTACACTCAAAGCGGCCGTGCCATGGGAGCTCTGATGGCTGACTGG GTGTTCTGTCTTGAAGCCTACTTGGCACAGACTGACAAAGATCTGACCAATGCCATCGCTGACTTCATGGACTGCAGCATTGTGATTCCTCCCACTGACATCCAAGATAAGGCAATGCTGGAGCCAATAATTGACTTTCAGAAGAAGATGCTGCGTGACAGACTTCGTCCCTGTGACACCCGCCTTGCCTTTGGAgacagggtcaaag CTGAGAAAGCTCCTGAGGAACCCAGGGAGGACCCTCTGGCCCGCACAGGCTACCCTTTCGGGGGGATGGTAAAGGACATAAAGCGTCGTTACCGCCACTACATCAGTGACTACACAGATGCTCTGAACCCTCAAGTCCTTGCCGCTGTCATCTTCATCTACTTTGCCGCCCTGTCACCAGCTATCACTTTTGGAGGGCTTTTAG ctgacaaaacacagaaaatgatggGTGTGTCAGAGCTTATGATCTCCACCAGCATTCAGGGGATGATCTTCTGTCTCCTGGCTGCCCAGCCTGTCCTCGTCATTGGCTTCTCTGGACCACTGCTGGTGTTTGAGGAAGCTTTCTTCGCT TTCTGCGAGTCTCAAAATATTGAATACATTGTGGGCCGTATCTGGGTGGGGATGTGGCTAATAGTGATCGTGGTTATCATCGTGGCAGTGGAAGGCAGCTTCCTGGTCCGATTCATTTCCCGCTTCACCCAGGAAATCTTCTCCATCCTCATCTCTCTCATCTTCATCTATGAGACCTTCAATAAGCTCATCAAG ATCTTCAGAACCCATCCACTGATCCTGAACTACGACCATCTTAATGACACACTGGACAACCCCTTCCACCCGGTCATCAAGGAGCACATCGAGTATCATCCTGATGGCAATGTCACTGTTCATGAGCTGGAGATTGAAAGGCCGTACCCCAATACTGCCCTGCTGTCCATGTGCTTGATGTTTGGCTGCTTCTTCATTGCATACTTCCTCCGTCAGTTTAAGAATGGTCACTACTTCCCTGGCCCA CTCCGTCGTTTGATTGGAGATTTCGGTGTCCCCATTGCTATTTTCTTCATGATCGCTGTGGATATCAGCATTGAAGACGCCTACACTCAG AAACTGGTAGTGCCAAAAGGTGTGCAAGTGACCAACCCCAAAGCCAGAGATTGGTTCATCAACCCGATGGGATTAAGAAAGCCTTTCCCTGTCTGGATGATGGGTGCCTGCTGTATCCCTGCACTGCTCGTCTTCATCCTCATATTCCTTGAGTCCCAGATTACAAC gcTGATTGTTAGCAAACCTGAAAGGAAAATGGTAAAAGGATCTGGCTTCCACTTTGATCTGCTCCTCCTGGTCACCATGGGTGGAATTGGCTCCATCTTTGGAGTACCTTGGCTGAGTGCTGCCACTGTACGATCTGTCACCCATGCCAACGCTCTCACTGTCATGACCAAGGGCCCCAAACCAGAGATAGAGAAGGTGATAGAGCAGAGGATCAGTGGCATACTTGTGGCCTTCTTAGTTG GAGTTTCTATTTACATGGAACCTATTCTGAAGATGATTCCTATGACAGCCTTGTTTGGCATCTTCCTCTATATGGGTATCACCTCTCTGAGTGGAATCCAGATGTGGGACAGGATGCTTCTTCTGATTACGCCAAAGAAATACCATCCCTCTGATGCCTATGCCACTAGG GTGAAGACTTTAAAGATGCATTTATTCACTTTCATCCAACTGGTGTGCCTGGCTGTCCTGTGGATGGTGAAGATAAGTGCTTTCTCTCTGGCTCTGCCTTTCGTTCTCATCCTCACCATCCCTATTCGCATGTTCATGACTGGCACGATCTTCTCCGCCATGGAGATGAAATGC TTGGATGCAGACGATGCCAAAGTGAAGTTTGATGAAGACGATGAAGAGGGTCTGGCATAA
- the LOC114440471 gene encoding GTPase IMAP family member 8 isoform X1 — protein MLLSLLFFLKNTGMQPDVKCKVKVLKSTEIEMASSQLPGGDGWCASQLNIVLLGGRNSGKSFVGNLLLGKEEFVTKERTSCSQRLTVVAGRRLTVVDTPGWWCDFSAQDTAELVKREIVSSVALCSPGPHVFLITIKASSAFSEKRRRAVKEHVALLGDSVWNHCILVFTSADRFKYTNAEECVERGGKALCWLSERCSQRCHSVMLSDDSDVTELLMKIQKLVTENGNRVFEMEGNISQVVAEERRKVEERAQLRYMRMKQQRSLQQETLRPVTNIRIVLLGAKGSGKTSALNTILGRESSMQPLKRTAQCVVEGGAVFGRQVTVVDTPGWWMNYFCGESPIFDQREMVLSLSLCPPGPHVFLLVVRVDRAFTEKYRRAAQEHLELISERIWNHVIVLFSFGDWLGSTTTEQYIESEGEPLHWLVERCGNRYHVLNSKTKGDGFQVRELIGKIEEVMTGCSHDWHYEIERKVLEQLEERIRGERERAKERLMKKEKQRQMARALLDEISPQPELRIMLVGGRKTGKSSCGNTILSRESFDTDTQTSSCTEKQGQIRGRMVVVMDTPGCFSVSPDLLVESCAILLVVNVSSSFKDTHREALEKQLEAGEGRMWSRAMVLFSFGDWLGDTSIEQRIESEGKLQRLVDKCGNRYHVLNNKHWGDGAQVDELINLMEEMLVGERLAVIQSGDHMWKSVAGEKLPDTVTLCKKDLKEFMSSRQQLSHGLPESATSTSQPTRNCLEDSDAAQIVALPTGRARGQTAFTIVDRDRFMSFFASLLSGNQGLRWPVVNLPIRLPDPHLGPNSERHMLSFTPRNQAMLLVSSEAQREMLAEEDTSVRSLCHPALREQTLRRLCESGGLQALIDQWGNSSLEELEAFIDWYFEMVWEQTMGSFQPTKPDSPSAEQDTPAVEEEEVLSSIDRKLSKLELLEEIKSDLAELRQSLEGSWRAIQDLRDKSNQGPNDPCL, from the exons ATGCTCTTGTCGCTCTTGTTTTTCTTGAAGAACACAGGAATGCAGCCAGACGTGAAATGTAAAGTAAAGGTTTTAAAATCTACAGAGATTGAAATGGCATCCAGCCAGCTGCCAGGAG GTGATGGTTGGTGTGCATCACAGTTAAACATTGTCCTTCTCGGAGGCAGAAACTCAGGAAAGAGCTTTGTGGGGAACCTGCTCCTGGGTAAAGAAGAGTTTGTCACCAAAGAGAGGACCTCTTGTTCTCAGAGGCTGACTGTGGTGGCGGGCCGGCGGCTCACGGTGGTGGACACTCCTGGATGGTGGTGTGATTTTAGTGCTCAAGACACAGCTGAGCTGGTTAAGCGGGAGATTGTAAGCAGCGTCGCCCTGTGTTCGCCGGGCCCACATGTTTTTCTGATCACCATCAAGGCCAGCTCAGCCTTTTCAGAGAAGCGTCGCAGGGCTGTAAAGGAGCATGTGGCCCTGCTGGGTGACAGCGTGTGGAACCACTGCATACTTGTTTTCACCTCTGCTGACAGGTTTAAATACACAAACGCAGAAGAGTGTGTTGAAAGGGGGGGAAAGGCCCTCTGCTGGCTCAGCGAGCGGTGCAGTCAGAGGTGTCACAGTGTTATGTTGAGTGATGACTCTGATGTCACAGAACTGCTGATGAAGATACAGAAACTAGTGACAGAAAATGGGAACAGAGTGTTTGAAATGGAAGGAAATATTTCACAGGTGGTGGCTGAGGAAAGGagaaaggtggaggagagggcTCAGCTGCGATACATGAGAATGAAACAGCAAAGATCACTTCAGCAAG aaACGTTAAGGCCAGTCACTAATATTCGGATTGTGCTGCTTGGAGCAAAGGGTTCTGGGAAGACTTCAGCTTTGAACACAATCTTGGGCAGAGAGAGCAGCATGCAGCCACTCAAGAGAACAGCTCAGTGTGTGGTTGAAGGAGGAGCTGTGTTCGGCAGACAGGTGACTGTGGTTGACACGCCGGGCTGGTGGATGAATTACTTCTGTGGTGAGAGTCCCATCTTTGATCAGAGGGAGATGGTGCtcagtttgtctctctgtcctccggGGCCTCATGTCTTTCTGCTGGTGGTCCGTGTGGACAGGGCCTTCACCGAAAAGTACAGGAGAGCAGCACAGGAGCATCTCGAGCTAATCAGTGAACGCATCTGGAATcatgtcattgttttgtttagCTTTGGGGACTGGCTGGGAAGCACAACAACCGAGCAGTACatagagagtgagggagagccTCTGCACTGGCTTGTTGAAAGATGTGGCAACAGGTATCATGTTCTGAACAGTAAGACTAAAGGAGATGGGTTTCAGGTCAGGGAATTGATCGGTAAGATTGAAGAAGTGATGACAGGCTGCAGTCATGACTGGCATTATGAAATTGAGAGAAAAGTGTTGGAACAGCTTGAAGAGAGGatcagaggagaaagagagagagccaaAGAAAGGCTgatgaagaaggagaaacaaagGCAGATGGCGAGGGCTCTGCTGG ACGAGATCAGCCCTCAGCCAGAACTGAGAATAATGCTTGTTGGTGGCAGGAAAACAGGCAAAAGTTCATGTGGGAACACCATCCTCAGCAGAGAGAGCTTTGACACCGACACCCAAACCTCGTCCTGCACTGAAAAACAAGGCCAAATCCGTGGCAGGATGGTGGTGGTAATGGACACACCTGGCTGCTTTTCTGTGAGCCCAGACCTCCTTGTGGAATCCTGTGCTATCCTTCTGGTTGTCAATGTAAGCTCCTCATTCAAAGATACCCACAGGGAGGCTTTAGAGAAACAGCTGGAGGCTGGAGAAGGCCGCATGTGGAGCAGAGCTATGGTCCTGTTCAGTTTTGGTGACTGGCTGGGGGACACAAGCATCGAGCAGCGCATTGAGAGTGAAGGAAAACTGCAGAGGCTTGTTGACAAGTGTGGGAACAGATACCACGTTTTAAACAATAAGCACTGGGGGGATGGAGCTCAGGTCGACGAGCTGATCAATCTGATGGAGGAGATGTTGGTTGGAGAAAGGTTGGCTGTTATCCAGAGCGGTGACCACATGTGGAAGAGTGTTGCAGGAGAGAAGCTGCCAGACACAGTGACACTGTGCAAAAAAGATTTAAAGGAGTttatgagcagcagacagcagctgtcacatgGCT TGCCTGAATCAGCCACTTCCACATCACAACCAACAAGGAACTGTTTGGAGGATTCAGATGCTGCTCAGATAGTGGCATTGCCCACAGGTAGAGCCAGAGGACAGACTGCATTTACCATTGtggacagagacagattcaTGTCCTTCTttgcctctctgctctctggtaACCAAGGACTGAGATGGCCAGTGGTAAATCTGCCCATCCGCCTTCCTGATCCTCACCTCGGACCGAACAGTGAAAGACACATGCTTTCATTTACACCCAGAAATCAAGCAATGCTTCTGGTTTCATCTGAAGCACAGCGAGAGATGCTGGCAGAGGAGGACACTAGTGTTCGTTCCCTCTGCCATCCTGCACTCAGAGAGCAGACTCTCAGGAGGCTCTGTGAGTCTGGAGGCCTGCAGGCTCTGATCGATCAGTGGGGCAACAGCagcctggaggagctggaggcctTCATCGACTGGTACTTTGAAATGGTTTGGGAACAGACCATGGGGTCATTTCAGCCTACTAAACCAGACTCTCCCAGTGCAGAGCAGGACACTCCTGCtgtagaggaagaggaggtgctCTCATCAATTGACAGGAAACTGTCAAAATTGGAGCTGCTTGAGGAGATCAAGAGTGATCTAGCAGAGCTGAGACAGAGTCTGGAGGGCAGCTGGAGGGCCATACAAGATCTCAGAGACAAGAGCAACCAAGGCCCAAATGATCCATGTTTATAG
- the LOC114439842 gene encoding migration and invasion enhancer 1-like: MGVKIRVEYCGAUGYEPRYRELARVVKDEFPDADVSGSVGRSGSFEIELNGQLLFSKLETGGFPYEDDIMNAVQAAYDGKPLQKITKSRAPCVIM, encoded by the exons ATGGGGGTGAAAATTAGAGTCGAATACTG TGGTGCATGAGGATACGAACCCCGCTATCGGGAGCTCGCCCGGGTTGTCAAGGATGAGTTTCCCGATGCGGATGTGTCCGGCTCTGTGGGAAGATCAG GCAGCTTTGAGATTGAACTCAATGGGCAGCTGCTCTTTTCCAAGCTTGAGACAGGTGGCTTCCCATATGAAGATGAC ATCATGAATGCAGTCCAGGCTGCCTACGATGGGAAACCACTACAGAAGATCACCAAGAGCCGCGCACCGTGTGTCATCATGTAA